In Anticarsia gemmatalis isolate Benzon Research Colony breed Stoneville strain chromosome 5, ilAntGemm2 primary, whole genome shotgun sequence, the following are encoded in one genomic region:
- the CaMKII gene encoding calcium/calmodulin-dependent protein kinase II has product MSNPNRESVSTRFSDNYDLKEELGKGAFSIVRRAVQKSTGYEFAAKIINTKKLSARDFQKLEREARICRKLQHPNIVRLHDSIQEEHFHYLVFDLVTGGELFEDIVAREFYSEADASHCIQQILESVHHCHHNGVVHRDLKPENLLLASKAKGAAVKLADFGLAIEVQGDQQAWFGFAGTPGYLSPEVLKKEPYGKPVDIWACGVILYILLVGYPPFWDEDQHRLYGQIKAGAYDYPSPEWDTVTPEAKSLINQMLTVNPSKRITASEALKHPWICHRERVASVMHRQETVDCLKKFNARRKLKGAILTTMLATRNFSGKSMVNKKGDGSQVKESTDSSTTLEDDDLDKDKKGVDRACTVISKEHDEETLTKADSFGKARGDSNASLRRAEVIKLTEVLVDAINNGDYETYSKLCDPNITSFDPDTLGNLVEGIEFHKFFIYNTPTHLKSNTTILNPRVHLLGDDVAVVAYVCVTQSVDAEGRRAAHQTQETRIWHKRHNKWTAIHFHRS; this is encoded by the coding sequence ATGTCCAATCCAAATCGTGAAAGTGTTAGTACTCGGTTTTCCGACAACTATGATCTGAAAGAAGAATTGGGGAAAGGAGCCTTTTCAATTGTGCGACGAGCTGTCCAGAAGTCCACTGGCTATGAATTCGCTgctaaaattattaacactaaAAAACTCTCGGCCAGAGACTTTCAAAAGTTGGAAAGAGAGGCGCGAATTTGCCGAAAACTGCAGCATCCCAATATTGTAAGGCTGCATGATTCTATTCAAGAGGAACATTTCCATTACCTCGTATTCGATTTAGTTACGGGCGGTGAATTGTTTGAAGATATTGTAGCCAGAGAATTCTACTCTGAAGCTGATGCATCGCACTGTATACAACAAATTCTTGAGTCTGTACACCATTGTCATCACAATGGAGTAGTGCATAGAGACTTGAAACCTGAAAATCTGCTATTAGCCAGCAAAGCTAAGGGAGCTGCTGTTAAGCTGGCAGACTTCGGATTAGCCATTGAAGTTCAAGGCGACCAACAAGCGTGGTTTGGTTTCGCTGGTACTCCGGGATATTTATCACCTGAAGTACTTAAAAAAGAACCCTATGGCAAACCAGTCGATATTTGGGCATGCGGTGTTATCCTGTATATTCTGCTTGTTGGATACCCTCCATTCTGGGATGAAGACCAACACCGGTTATACGGTCAGATCAAAGCTGGAGCTTACGATTACCCATCACCAGAATGGGATACAGTAACACCCGAAGCTAAAAGTCTAATAAATCAAATGTTGACTGTAAACCCAAGCAAGAGAATCACGGCTTCCGAGGCACTCAAACACCCATGGATTTGCCACCGAGAGCGTGTTGCTTCTGTTATGCACAGGCAAGAAACTGTGGATTGCTTGAAGAAATTCAACGCAAGGCGCAAGCTGAAAGGTGCAATTTTGACTACTATGCTTGCTACGCGCAACTTCTCTGGAAAATCTATGGTAAACAAGAAGGGCGATGGATCCCAAGTCAAAGAGTCTACTGATAGCAGTACGACATTGGAAGATGACGATCTGGACAAAGATAAGAAGGGAGTAGATAGAGCATGTACCGTAATTTCAAAAGAGCATGATGAAGAGACTCTTACAAAAGCAGATTCATTTGGCAAGGCTAGAGGAGACAGCAACGCTTCTTTGCGTCGAGCAGAAGTAATAAAGCTTACTGAAGTGCTCGTAGACGCCATCAACAACGGTGACTATGAAACTTATTCCAAGTTATGTGATCCTAACATTACATCGTTCGATCCTGATACACTGGGAAACTTAGTGGAGGGCATTGAATTTCACAAGTTCTTCATTTACAACACTCCCACTCATTTAAAAAGCAATACGACTATCCTCAATCCTAGAGTGCACCTACTCGGAGACGACGTAGCCGTCGTAGCATATGTATGCGTAACGCAAAGTGTAGACGCGGAGGGACGACGAGCTGCCCACCAGACACAAGAGACTCGCATCTGGCACAAACGCCACAACAAGTGGACAGCAATACATTTCCATCGCTCCTAA